A genome region from Blautia coccoides includes the following:
- a CDS encoding AraC family transcriptional regulator: MNAKPSGTLSIYFCGTEPCTPGHAFGPAIRPHYLIHVVLDGKGVYKRNGETYHLKAGDAFLISPMESTYYQADTKEPWRYAWVGFDGMSVEDILDRTCFQNSCVYFCRNDQEKKEAVISRILELLDAFLSSGQNSLTLIGHFFEFLGTMQEQEPTSREDYPRQYLARARAYMNNNYSYNIRISDIASYIGVDRSYLYRIFMEEEHISPKQYLMRLRLQTAASMLRSPQYTITEIAYSCGFRDAAAFCSQFRRTMGYTPSQFRGYLKEETKHKPYPLDDMSLPDDEHL, from the coding sequence ATGAATGCAAAGCCATCGGGCACCCTGTCCATCTATTTCTGCGGCACTGAGCCATGTACTCCGGGGCACGCCTTCGGCCCTGCCATCCGCCCCCACTATCTGATCCATGTGGTGCTGGATGGAAAAGGTGTCTATAAAAGAAACGGGGAAACGTACCATCTGAAGGCAGGGGATGCGTTCCTCATATCTCCCATGGAGTCCACCTACTACCAGGCTGATACAAAAGAGCCGTGGCGGTACGCCTGGGTGGGCTTTGACGGCATGAGTGTGGAGGATATTCTGGACAGAACTTGTTTCCAGAACTCCTGCGTATACTTTTGCCGGAACGACCAGGAAAAAAAGGAGGCTGTCATATCCCGGATACTGGAACTGCTTGATGCTTTTCTCTCCTCCGGGCAGAACAGCCTGACTCTGATAGGACACTTTTTTGAATTTCTCGGCACCATGCAGGAGCAGGAACCTACCAGCCGGGAAGATTATCCCCGCCAGTATCTGGCCAGGGCCAGGGCGTATATGAACAATAACTACAGCTATAATATACGCATATCTGACATTGCCTCTTATATTGGCGTTGACCGCTCTTATCTGTACCGCATTTTCATGGAGGAGGAACACATATCACCAAAACAATATCTCATGCGCCTGCGGCTGCAGACGGCTGCAAGTATGCTCCGCTCCCCCCAGTATACAATAACGGAAATTGCCTATTCCTGCGGATTCAGGGACGCGGCTGCCTTTTGCAGCCAGTTTCGCAGAACCATGGGGTATACCCCCAGCCAGTTCAGGGGATATCTGAAAGAGGAGACCAAGCACAAACCGTATCCACTTGATGACATGAGTCTGCCGGATGATGAACACCTTTAA